The Actinocorallia herbida DNA window GCTCGCGGGCGAGGGCGGCGTACCGCTCGTCGAGGGCGGATCGGCGGCGGAACCCGTCGATCGCGCGGCGCCTGCCGACGGTGAGCAGCCACCCGGCCGGGCTGCGAGGCACCCCGTCGCGCGGCCAGCTCACCAGGGCCTCGGCCAGCGCCTCCTGGGCGAGGTCCTCGGCGAGCGCGAAGTCGCCGGTGTAGCGGGCGAGCGCGCCGACGATCCGCGCCGACTCGATCCGCCACACCGCGGCGACGGCCTCACGGCCGGTGGGGTCCGCCATCGTCACGTCCCGTTCAGAGCTGGCCGGTCTCTTCCCGCCACGCCCGCTCCTTCTGGACCCAGACGTTGTCCTGCGGGAACTCGTCGATCGTCGGCACCCGCCGGATCTCGGTCTTGAACCCGTCCCCGGAGATCGGCGCCCGCTTCGCCCACTCGACCGCCTCCTCCTTGGACGCCACGTTGAGGATCCAGTAACCGCCGAACAGTTCCTTCGTCTCCCCGTACGGCCCGTCGGTGACGATGGGCGGCTCGGTCGAGTAGTCGACCACGACACCTTCCGCCGCGTCCTCCAGCCCCTCGGCGGCCAGCAGCACCCCGGCCCGGATCAACTCGTCGTTGAACCGGCCCATCGTGTCCAGCATCTCCCCGAAGTCCACGTCCGCGAACTTCGCAATGGCCTCGTCGGTGGCGCGCATGATCAGCATGTACTTCACGGTTCGTCTCCTCGCTCGTCCGGGCCCCTTGCGGACCCTTCCAC harbors:
- a CDS encoding YciI family protein, giving the protein MKYMLIMRATDEAIAKFADVDFGEMLDTMGRFNDELIRAGVLLAAEGLEDAAEGVVVDYSTEPPIVTDGPYGETKELFGGYWILNVASKEEAVEWAKRAPISGDGFKTEIRRVPTIDEFPQDNVWVQKERAWREETGQL